A window of the Bos indicus x Bos taurus breed Angus x Brahman F1 hybrid chromosome X, Bos_hybrid_MaternalHap_v2.0, whole genome shotgun sequence genome harbors these coding sequences:
- the GPR34 gene encoding probable G-protein coupled receptor 34, with the protein MRSQMVTMMTTSVSSWSCSSKGVHFNYSVQSPHNVSGASNFTACSMDEKLLSSVLITFYSVIFIMGLVGNIIALYVFLGIHRKRNSIQIYLLNVAIADLLLIFCLPFRIMYHINQNKWTLGVILCKVVGTLFYMNMYISIILLGFISLDRYIKINRSIQQRKAITTKQSIYVCCIVWVIALAGFLTMIILTLKKGGHNSTMCFHYRDKVNAKGEAIFNYVLVVMFWLIFLLIILSYIKIGKNLLRISKKRSKFPNSGKYATTARNSFIVLIIFTVCFVPYHAFRFVYISSQLNVSSCYWKEIVHKTNEIMLVFSSFNSCLDPVMYFLMSSNIRKIMCQLLSRRFQGEASRSESTSEFKPGYSLHDTSAVAKIQTTS; encoded by the coding sequence ATGAGAAGTCAGATGGTGACGATGATGACAACTTCAGTCAGCAGCTGGTCTTGCTCCTCCAAAGGAGTGCACTTTAATTATAGCGTTCAATCACCACACAACGTCTCAGGAGCATCAAATTTTACTGCCTGCTCCATGGATGAAAAATTACTCTCCAGTGTGTTAATAACATTCTACTCTGTTATTTTCATCATGGGGCTGGTTGGAAACATTATTGCCCTCTATGTATTCCTGGGTATCCACCGCAAAAGAAATTCCATTCAGATTTACCTACTCAATGTAGCCATTGCAGACCTCTTACTTATCTTCTGCCTCCCCTTCCGAATAATGTATCACATTAATCAAAACAAGTGGACACTAGGTGTGATTCTTTGCAAGGTTGTGGGAACACTATTTTATATGAACATGTATATTAGCATTATTTTGCTTGGATTCATCAGTTTGGATCGTTATATCAAAATTAATCGGTCTATCCAACAACGGAAGGCAATAACAACCAAGCAGAGTATTTATGTTTGCTGTATAGTATGGGTAATTGCTCTTGCTGGATTTTTAACTATGATTATTTTAACCCTTAAGAAAGGAGGTCATAATTCCACGATGTGCTTCCATTACAGAGATAAGGTcaatgcaaaaggagaagcaaTTTTTAACTATGTTCTTGTGGTAATGTTCTGGCTCATTTTCCTACTAATCATCCTTTCATATATTAAGATTGGGAAGAATCTATTGAGGATTTCTAAAAAGAGGTCAAAATTTCCGAATTCTGGTAAATATGCCACTACCGCCCGGAATTCCTTCATTGTGCTCATCATTTTTACTGTATGTTTTGTTCCCTACCACGCCTTCCGATTTGTCTATATTTCTTCACAGCTAAATGTGTCGTCTTGCTATTGGAAGGAAATCGTTCACAAAACCAATGAGATCATGctggttttctcatcttttaacAGCTGTTTAGATCCAGTCATGTATTTCCTGATGTCCAGTAATATTCGCAAGATAATGTGCCAGCTTCTTTCTAGACGATTTCAAGGGGAAGCGAGCAGGAGTGAAAGTACTTCAGAATTTAAACCAGGATACTCCCTACATGATACATCTGCCGTGGCTAAAATTCAGACTACTTCTTAA